A window from Thermodesulfobacteriota bacterium encodes these proteins:
- a CDS encoding ABC transporter ATP-binding protein → MGTRLGKSYGPLPVVKDASLTVARGELVSLVGKSGCGKTTLLSLLSGMEQPSTGEVILDGVNITRSPEDALAQVRREKVGFIFQSFHLIPTLSAWENVALPLFPLPMTQAARRTRAQALLDRLGLAHRLEHLPAALSGGEKQRVAIARALVNQPKIIFADEPTGNLDSKTGGAIMDILSDLHRREGVAILMVTHDETLAATANRVVHMHDGEVTP, encoded by the coding sequence GTGGGCACCCGTCTTGGCAAGAGCTACGGTCCGCTGCCGGTGGTGAAGGACGCCTCCCTGACCGTGGCCCGAGGCGAGCTGGTCAGTCTGGTTGGCAAATCCGGCTGCGGCAAGACAACCCTGCTTTCCCTGCTGTCCGGGATGGAGCAGCCAAGCACGGGCGAGGTAATCCTCGACGGTGTGAACATCACCCGTTCGCCCGAAGATGCTCTCGCCCAGGTGCGGCGGGAAAAGGTCGGCTTCATCTTCCAGTCCTTCCATCTCATCCCCACCCTTTCGGCCTGGGAAAACGTGGCGCTGCCCCTTTTCCCGCTCCCCATGACGCAGGCGGCGCGGCGCACGCGGGCCCAGGCCCTGCTTGACCGGCTGGGACTGGCGCACCGGCTCGAGCATCTGCCCGCCGCCCTTTCCGGCGGCGAAAAACAGCGGGTGGCCATCGCCCGGGCGCTGGTGAATCAACCGAAGATCATCTTCGCCGACGAGCCGACCGGCAACCTGGATTCGAAGACCGGCGGCGCCATCATGGATATCCTGTCCGATCTTCACCGCCGGGAGGGGGTTGCCATTCTGATGGTCACCCACGACGAGACGCTCGCCGCCACGGCAAACCGGGTCGTGCACATGCACGACGGGGAGGTGACGCCATGA